A single region of the Microcella sp. genome encodes:
- a CDS encoding carbohydrate ABC transporter permease, producing the protein MVARDTAVTPSKAVSHRRALAVFLLPFGALFAMFYIIPILYAVYQSLLTVEREGTFGPAVQVFGGLTQYIAVFQNEPFWASIGRMLMFGVVQVPIMLGLALVFALLLDSPLVRGTKFFRLAFFAPYAVPSVIAAIMWGFLYSPNLSPFTAVTRSVDFLSADAVLWSIANVVTWVYVGYNMLIIYSALLSIPQEIYEAARIDGANQFRIAWSIKIPLVVPALVLTGIFSIIGTLQLLAEPQVFRSFSSAVTSTFTPNLTIYSTASVPNISLAAAMSVVLAVATFVLSFTVLKLTQRRAAL; encoded by the coding sequence ATCGTGGCGCGTGACACTGCGGTCACCCCGTCGAAAGCCGTGAGCCACAGAAGGGCGCTCGCCGTCTTTCTGCTGCCGTTCGGGGCGCTGTTCGCGATGTTCTACATCATTCCCATCCTCTACGCCGTCTACCAATCGCTGCTCACCGTCGAGCGCGAGGGAACCTTCGGCCCTGCTGTGCAGGTGTTCGGCGGCCTCACGCAGTACATCGCTGTGTTCCAGAACGAGCCGTTCTGGGCATCGATCGGCCGCATGCTCATGTTCGGCGTCGTGCAGGTGCCGATCATGCTGGGGCTCGCCCTGGTGTTCGCCCTGCTGCTCGATTCACCGCTCGTGCGAGGCACCAAGTTCTTCAGACTCGCGTTCTTCGCCCCGTATGCGGTGCCCAGCGTCATCGCAGCGATCATGTGGGGCTTTCTCTACTCTCCCAACCTGTCTCCGTTCACCGCGGTGACGCGCAGCGTCGACTTCCTCTCGGCCGATGCCGTGCTCTGGTCCATCGCCAACGTCGTCACCTGGGTGTACGTCGGCTACAACATGCTCATCATCTACTCGGCCTTGCTCTCGATTCCGCAAGAGATCTACGAGGCAGCGCGCATCGACGGCGCGAACCAGTTCCGCATCGCGTGGTCGATCAAGATCCCCCTCGTCGTACCCGCACTCGTGCTCACCGGAATCTTCTCGATCATCGGCACCCTGCAGCTCCTGGCCGAGCCTCAGGTGTTCAGAAGCTTCTCATCGGCGGTCACGAGCACCTTCACGCCGAACCTCACGATCTACTCGACAGCGTCGGTGCCGAACATCAGCCTCGCTGCCGCGATGTCTGTCGTGCTCGCCGTGGCGACCTTCGTGCTGTCGTTCACCGTGCTGAAGCTCACGCAACGGAGGGCCGCCCTGTGA
- a CDS encoding beta-galactosidase has product MSTPHTLSAGSALVPGWATRDVILGCDYNPEQWPESVWVDDIALMTELGVDLVAINIFGWAQLQPAPGPYDFRRLDRIIELLHDAGIRINLGTGTSSPPPWLARVHPETLPRFADGTLAWPGGRQAWCPSSPVFREHALALVSATVERYAGHPAIALWHVSNELGCHNALCYCDVSAAAFRGWLERRYGTLDALNEAWGTSFWSQRFGDWSDVLPPRTTRSAGNPSQILDFKRFSSDELLEYYRAEAAVIRQVSSAPVTTNLMVTAHITTQDYFSWVDDLDLIANDHYLDHRLADPLAELAFSADLTRGLAGGRPWMLMETSTSAVSWQPVNHAKRDGELLRTALGHVARGADSICFFQWRASRRGAEKFHSALLPHSGTHGAGWAQSLELSAVLDKLSPIVGSRVDARAAIVFSWPAWWAAEGDSQPSSLVRYLPEAHRYHRALRALGVTVDIVSAGAALDAYDLVIVPTLYAVTDADADVIARAADRGATVLVTPFSGIVDESDAIRLGGFPGAFRELLGVTVDEFRPLAADEWVSLASGARGSIWSESVVVHDAEVIDRFNDGPASASPALTRRDVGSGRAWYTATMLDDEGLLSMLRRVCADAGVDTLELGFDVDVVTRVTESMRATFIINHRTESITVPVAGLDLISGDVIGGAARIDAGSVRVIVSERSNRGA; this is encoded by the coding sequence GAGCACTCCCCACACCCTGAGCGCCGGCAGCGCGCTCGTGCCGGGCTGGGCGACCCGCGACGTGATTCTCGGATGCGACTACAACCCCGAGCAGTGGCCCGAGTCGGTGTGGGTCGACGACATCGCGCTGATGACAGAGCTCGGCGTCGACCTCGTGGCCATCAACATCTTCGGGTGGGCGCAGCTGCAGCCTGCCCCCGGCCCCTACGATTTCCGCCGACTCGACCGCATCATCGAACTGCTGCACGACGCCGGAATCAGGATCAATCTCGGCACGGGCACGTCGTCTCCCCCGCCCTGGCTCGCACGGGTGCACCCCGAAACGCTGCCTCGGTTCGCCGACGGCACGCTCGCGTGGCCGGGGGGTCGGCAGGCATGGTGCCCGAGCTCGCCGGTCTTCCGCGAACACGCGCTCGCCCTGGTCTCCGCCACCGTCGAGCGATACGCAGGGCACCCCGCAATCGCCCTGTGGCACGTGTCGAACGAGCTCGGCTGCCACAACGCCCTGTGCTACTGCGACGTCTCGGCGGCGGCATTCCGGGGCTGGCTCGAGCGCCGATACGGAACACTCGATGCGCTCAATGAGGCTTGGGGAACCTCGTTCTGGAGTCAGCGCTTCGGCGACTGGAGCGATGTGCTGCCCCCGCGCACGACGCGCTCCGCGGGCAACCCCAGCCAGATCCTCGACTTCAAGCGGTTCTCCTCTGACGAACTTCTCGAGTACTACCGGGCCGAAGCCGCAGTGATCCGCCAAGTCTCGTCAGCGCCCGTGACCACCAATCTCATGGTCACCGCGCACATCACCACCCAGGACTACTTCTCATGGGTCGACGACCTCGACCTGATCGCGAATGACCACTACCTCGATCACCGTCTGGCCGATCCGCTGGCAGAGCTCGCCTTCAGCGCCGATCTGACGCGCGGCCTCGCCGGAGGCCGACCGTGGATGCTGATGGAGACGTCGACGAGCGCCGTGAGCTGGCAGCCCGTCAACCATGCGAAGCGCGATGGAGAACTGCTGCGCACCGCGCTCGGCCACGTCGCTCGGGGCGCCGATTCGATCTGCTTCTTCCAGTGGCGCGCATCGAGGCGTGGCGCCGAGAAGTTCCATTCTGCGCTGTTGCCGCACAGTGGCACTCACGGCGCGGGGTGGGCGCAGAGCCTCGAGTTGTCTGCTGTGCTCGACAAGCTGTCGCCCATCGTCGGATCACGAGTCGACGCCCGGGCGGCCATCGTCTTCTCGTGGCCCGCCTGGTGGGCGGCGGAGGGAGACTCCCAGCCCAGCAGTCTCGTGCGCTACCTCCCCGAGGCTCACCGTTACCACCGCGCCCTGCGGGCGCTCGGCGTCACTGTCGACATCGTCAGCGCCGGCGCCGCGCTCGACGCATACGACCTCGTCATCGTGCCCACCTTGTATGCCGTCACGGATGCTGATGCCGACGTGATCGCCCGCGCAGCAGATCGCGGTGCGACCGTGCTCGTCACGCCGTTCAGCGGCATCGTCGATGAGTCCGACGCGATCAGGCTCGGAGGCTTCCCCGGAGCCTTCCGCGAACTGCTCGGAGTCACGGTCGACGAGTTCCGACCGCTCGCAGCCGACGAGTGGGTGTCGCTCGCATCGGGAGCCAGAGGCTCGATCTGGAGCGAATCGGTCGTCGTGCATGATGCCGAGGTGATCGACCGTTTCAATGATGGCCCGGCATCAGCCTCGCCCGCGCTCACTCGTCGTGACGTGGGCAGCGGTCGCGCCTGGTACACCGCGACGATGCTCGATGACGAAGGCCTGCTGTCGATGCTGCGTCGGGTGTGCGCCGATGCGGGTGTCGACACCCTCGAGCTGGGGTTCGACGTCGATGTCGTGACCCGCGTGACCGAGAGCATGCGCGCGACGTTCATCATCAATCACCGCACAGAGTCGATCACGGTGCCGGTCGCCGGCCTCGATCTCATCAGCGGTGACGTCATCGGGGGTGCGGCGCGCATCGACGCCGGATCCGTTCGAGTCATCGTGTCAGAGAGGAGCAATCGTGGCGCGTGA
- a CDS encoding carbohydrate ABC transporter permease produces MTTSSVKKQRRPSRSGGIRESAVSRTVAMSVMVVATLYFLTPLWWLFVAATKNRPDFTTTAPLWFADFSLFDNIAALLDYRGGVFVRWLGNSALYAGVGAALATLFAAMAGYAIAKYAFRGRETLFNVVLGGVLVPATALALPLFLIFSQAGATNTIWAVLLPSLVSPFGVYLSRIYAAASVPDEIIEAARIDGAGEVRTFFTVATRLMAPALVTIFLFQFVAIWNNFFLPLIMLRDENLFPVTLGLYVWNTQVSQIPDIRALVVIGSLLSVIPLIVTFLALQRFWQSGLANGGLK; encoded by the coding sequence GTGACCACGTCATCAGTGAAGAAGCAGCGCCGACCGTCTCGCTCGGGAGGCATTCGCGAAAGCGCTGTGTCGCGCACCGTGGCGATGTCGGTCATGGTGGTGGCGACGCTCTACTTCTTGACGCCGTTGTGGTGGCTCTTCGTCGCCGCGACCAAGAACCGACCAGACTTCACGACCACGGCTCCGCTGTGGTTCGCCGACTTCTCACTGTTCGACAACATCGCCGCACTGCTCGACTACCGCGGTGGCGTCTTCGTGCGCTGGCTGGGCAACAGCGCTCTCTATGCCGGCGTGGGGGCAGCGCTCGCAACGCTCTTCGCAGCGATGGCGGGGTACGCGATTGCGAAGTACGCGTTCCGAGGCCGAGAGACGCTGTTCAATGTCGTGCTGGGAGGCGTGCTCGTTCCTGCGACGGCGCTGGCCCTGCCCCTGTTCCTGATCTTCAGCCAGGCAGGCGCGACAAACACCATCTGGGCGGTGCTGCTGCCGAGCCTCGTGAGCCCGTTCGGGGTCTACCTGTCGCGCATCTACGCCGCCGCGAGCGTGCCTGACGAGATCATCGAGGCAGCCCGCATCGATGGAGCCGGCGAGGTGCGCACGTTCTTCACGGTCGCCACGCGCCTGATGGCACCAGCACTCGTCACGATCTTCCTCTTCCAGTTCGTGGCGATCTGGAACAACTTTTTCCTGCCGCTCATCATGCTGCGCGACGAGAACCTGTTTCCTGTCACGCTCGGCCTCTACGTCTGGAACACCCAGGTCAGTCAGATTCCCGACATCCGCGCTCTTGTCGTCATCGGCTCGTTGCTATCGGTCATCCCCCTCATCGTCACCTTCCTCGCACTGCAGCGCTTCTGGCAGTCGGGGCTGGCGAACGGCGGGCTCAAGTGA